A part of Leptospira mtsangambouensis genomic DNA contains:
- a CDS encoding response regulator → MKQLSMVYLVEDDVITTFLIKTLMEKFSFADEIHGFQNGEEALNALLAGSADPDMLFLDLNMPIMDGWEFLRAISKHPKYAKLPIYILTSSIDPTDKARSEEFKNVKGYLVKPLSLKDLQSINPAVG, encoded by the coding sequence ATGAAACAATTAAGTATGGTATACCTAGTTGAAGATGATGTGATTACAACATTTCTCATCAAAACTTTGATGGAAAAGTTTTCCTTTGCAGACGAAATCCATGGCTTTCAAAACGGAGAGGAGGCTTTGAATGCCCTGCTCGCTGGTTCGGCCGATCCTGATATGTTATTTTTAGATTTGAATATGCCCATTATGGACGGATGGGAATTTTTAAGAGCCATCAGCAAACACCCCAAATACGCCAAACTTCCAATCTACATTCTAACCTCCTCCATTGATCCAACAGACAAAGCCAGATCAGAAGAATTCAAAAATGTAAAAGGATATCTAGTAAAACCACTTTCCTTGAAGGATTTGCAGTCCATCAACCCGGCAGTGGGCTAA
- a CDS encoding lytic transglycosylase domain-containing protein: MRLTDIPSVSSVLNRMESLSKLSENPKSLVSFPDVLEREWNRSKAQDSLPVQTSNQNGEGISLPFPGEIGSKIPVSFQADTKNKPTDILGTIESIAKAQGMDPNLVKAMVKAESGFKPNAVSPKGAMGLMQLMPETAGSLGVNDPFDPEENIGGGVKFLKGLMKEFKDPEKAIAAYNAGPGAVKRYKGIPPYEETQNYVNKVKRYYKDFSS; this comes from the coding sequence GTGAGACTAACGGACATCCCTTCTGTATCTTCTGTTTTGAACCGGATGGAATCCCTTTCCAAACTTTCAGAAAATCCCAAATCTCTTGTTTCCTTTCCTGATGTTTTAGAAAGGGAATGGAACCGTTCGAAGGCCCAGGATTCGTTACCTGTTCAAACTTCGAACCAAAATGGAGAAGGGATTTCCCTTCCCTTCCCTGGAGAAATTGGATCCAAAATTCCTGTTTCCTTCCAAGCCGATACAAAAAACAAACCAACCGATATTTTGGGAACGATTGAATCCATTGCAAAAGCCCAAGGTATGGACCCTAACTTAGTAAAGGCGATGGTCAAAGCAGAATCTGGATTCAAACCTAATGCCGTATCTCCGAAAGGAGCCATGGGTCTTATGCAACTCATGCCGGAAACCGCAGGATCACTCGGAGTGAATGATCCTTTTGACCCGGAGGAGAATATTGGTGGAGGAGTTAAATTTTTAAAGGGGCTAATGAAAGAATTCAAAGACCCAGAAAAAGCAATCGCCGCTTATAATGCAGGACCTGGAGCAGTGAAACGTTACAAAGGCATTCCTCCTTACGAAGAAACACAAAATTACGTAAACAAAGTCAAACGATACTACAAAGACTTTAGTTCGTAA